From Nerophis lumbriciformis linkage group LG11, RoL_Nlum_v2.1, whole genome shotgun sequence, one genomic window encodes:
- the lg11h6orf62 gene encoding uncharacterized protein C6orf62 homolog, with translation MGDPTTRRNQTRTRLRAQLRKKRESLADQFDFKIYVAFVFKEKKKKSALFEVAEVLPVMTNNYEENILRGVRESNFSLESSIELLQKDVVQLHAPRYQSMRRDVIGCTQEMDFILWPRNDIEKIVCLLFSRWKGADDEPFRPVQAKFEFHHGDYEKQCLHAMARKDKAGMVMNNPTQSVFLFMDRHHLQTPKTKATVFKLCSLCLYLPQDQLTCWGAGDIEDHLRPYMPD, from the exons ATGGGGGATCCGACCACGCGAAGAAACCAAACAAGAACTCGTCTCCGCGCTCAGCTGCGGAAGAAAAGGGAATCTTTGGCCGATCAGTTCGACTTCAAGATTTATGTAGCCTTTGTTTTTAAGGAAAAG AAAAAGAAGTCGGCGCTCTTTGAGGTCGCCGAAGTGTTGCCAGTAATGACCAACAACTACGAGGAGAACATTCTACGAGGCGTCCGGGAGTCCAACTTCTCCCTCGAGAGTTCCATAGAGCTCCTGCAGAAAGATGTGGTGCAACTCCACGCCCCACGATACCAGTCCATGCGAAGG GATGTGATAGGCTGCACGCAGGAGATGGACTTCATCCTTTGGCCGCGCAACGACATTGAGAAGATTGTCTGTTTACTCTTCTCTAGATGGAAGGGAGCTGATGATGAACCCTTCAGGCCTGTTCAG GCCAAGTTTGAATTTCACCATGGCGACTACGAAAAGCAGTGCTTGCATGCAATGGCTCGTAAAGACAAGGCTGGAATGGTCATGAACAACCCCACCCAGTCTGTGTTCCTCTTCATGGATCGACACCACCTCCAG ACTCCTAAAACCAAGGCCACGGTGTTCAAGTTGTGCAGTCTGTGCCTGTACCTGCCCCAGGACCAGCTTACCTGCTGGGGCGCGGGAGACATCGAGGATCACCTTCGACCTTACATGCCTGACTAA
- the gmnn gene encoding geminin, giving the protein MSFGGKVRQHDPARSNENAQVNVKSIFSQSPKTMCSSRPMLQVLQPSAVNRQLGKSSQAGKSIPKRKQWNAEQSRGLKRVKVEVKSTQTDVSTLKDGLASDAYELMVKETPPPAYWKEVAEERRKALFNVLQENEKLHKDIEAKDEQIAQLKGENDELQELAEHVQYMADMIERLTGKSPNNLEEMRGLALGQETADEVNEESDCSDTEKEQTSDQDEGDKEQG; this is encoded by the exons ATGAGTTTCGGTGGCAAAGTGAGACAACACGACCCGGCGAGGTCCAACGAAAACGCCCAAGTGAACGTAAAG AGCATCTTCTCCCAATCCCCAAAGACTATGTGCTCTTCCAGGCCGATGCTGCAGGTCCTCCAACCCTCAGCTGTCAACAGACAATTGGGGAAGTCAAGTCAG GCTGGAAAAAGCATCCCTAAGCGCAAACAGTGGAACGCGGAGCAAAGCAGAGGCCTGAAGAGAGTGAAGGTGGAAGTCAAATCAACACAAACTGATGTTTCCACTTTGAAGGATGGCTTGGCCAGTGACGCGTACGAGCTTATGGTGAAAG AAACTCCGCCTCCCGCCTACTGGAAAGAGGTAGCGGAGGAGCGACGCAAAGCCTTGTTCAATGTTCTACAGGAGAATGAGAAG TTGCACAAGGACATTGAGGCCAAAGATGAGCAGATAGCTCAGCTGAAGGGTGAGAATGATGAACTGCAAGAGCTGGCTGAGCATGTTCAGTACATGGCTGACATGATTGAG AGGCTGACTGGGAAGAGTCCCAACAACCTGGAGGAAATGAGGGGACTGGCTCTTGGTCAGGAAACCGCCGATGAAGTGAACGAAGAGTCTGATTGCAGTGACACAGAAAAGGAGCAAACTTCAGACCAGGACGAAGGAGACAAAGAGCAGGGTTGA